The proteins below come from a single Bactrocera tryoni isolate S06 unplaced genomic scaffold, CSIRO_BtryS06_freeze2 scaffold_25, whole genome shotgun sequence genomic window:
- the LOC120780925 gene encoding ATP-dependent DNA helicase PIF6-like has protein sequence MINKTMYTKQFCKQEELVECVFTNIIQNHRSHDWLAECSILAPKNIQVNAMNFKIQKKLPGEVITYKSIDSVMDEKEAVNYPIEFLNSLDPPGTPPHLLNLKVDSPIILLRNINPPKMCNGTRLVIKKLMPNLIEATILNGKAKGENVLIPRILMIPTDMPFDFKRLQFPVRLSFAKTINKAQGQTFQICGVNLEESWFSHGQLYVACSRVGTAHRLFIHAPDSKTKNVVYQNVLD, from the exons ATGATCAACAAAACTATGTATACCAAACAATTTTGCAAGCAAGAAGAATTGGTCGAATGCGTTTTCACAAATATCATTCAGAATCACAGAAGCCATGATTGGTTAGCAGAATGttcaatattggcaccgaagaATATACAGGTCAATGCAATGaacttcaaaattcaaaaaaaactgCCAGGTGAAGTCATAACTTATAAATCCATTGACAGCGTTATGGATGAAAAGGAAGCTGTGAATTATCCAATTGAATTTCTGAATTCATTGGACCCACCTGGTACACCGCCACATCTTTTGAATTTAAAG GTCGATTCACCAATCATATTACTACGGAATATCAATCCTCCAAAAATGTGTAATGGTACACGACTGGTAATAAAGAAGCTaatgccaaatttgattgaagcaactaTACTCAATGGCAAAGCGAAAGGCGAAAATGTGCTTATACCACGTATTCTAATGATTCCAACAGACATGCCATTCGATTTCAAACGTCTGCAATTTCCGGTGCGTTTATCATTTGCCAAGACTATTAACAAAGCACAAGgacaaacatttcaaatatgCGGAGTAAATTTGGAAGAATCGTGGTTTTCACATGGGCAATTATATGTTGCATGTTCGAGAGTCGGTACTGCACATCGTTTATTCATTCATGCACCGGACAGTAAAACTAAAAACGTTGTTTATCAAAATGTTTTAGATTAG